A DNA window from Betta splendens chromosome 6, fBetSpl5.4, whole genome shotgun sequence contains the following coding sequences:
- the nox5 gene encoding NADPH oxidase 5 isoform X1, translated as MSADEDARWLEWVTKQFESIAGDDKEIDLSEFKAALKVKESFFAERFFALFDSDGSGSISLDELLRALDLLIHGSDTDKLKFLFQVYDVDGSGSIDPDELRTVLKSCLRESAISLPEEKLDDLTLALFESADKDKSGSITFEELKAELETFPEVMENLTISAANWLKPPDLEQKKRQTPRYLTRSYWHNNSRKLLFLCGYACLNMLLFVVAMLRHRLGGGWFMVAKGCGQCLNFNCTFIMVLMLRRCLTWLRATWVVRVLPLDQNILLHQTVGYAVLAFTLGHTAAHVCNFVRLSESSKFTVWEFLLTTRPGIGWVKGTASLTGVVLQLLICLMVFCSSTFVRRSGHFEVFYWSHLAYVWVWALLIVHCANFWKWFVIPGLVFVLEKIVGVAVSRMGGLYIVEVDLLPSKVTHLVIKRPQFFHFKPGDYVYINIPAIAKYEWHPFTISSAPEQPDTLWLHIRSMGQWTNRLYEYFRQGKSDMVQPRRLSISLRRRRQLTRAQDDLFRATNGDKPVASNTDNAIELMMYRHNSSLSEVTSRPVEASSEKLGPAERGEAPPLTEFSAKFGENHRFCNIKCYVDGPFGTPTRQIFASEHAVLIGAGIGITPFASILQSIMYRYRRRKQNCPSCHYSWCENVKDDDMKLRKARTCFYMSLVDFIWINRDQRSFEWFVSLLTKLEMDQADEEPEGRFLEMHMYMTSALGKNDMKAIGLQMALDLLAKKEKRDSITGLRTRTQPGRPEWGKVFQKVSKENKGKVHVFYCGAPALAKVIKAQCEHFGFNFYKENF; from the exons ATGAGCGCGGACGAGGACGCTCGCTGGCTGGAATGGGTCACCAAACAGTTCGAGAGCATCGCAGGAGACGACAAAGAGATCGACCTCAGCGAGTTTAAAGCAGCCCTGAAAGTCAAAGAG TCCTTCTTTGCCGAGCGGTTCTTTGCTCTGTTTGACTCGGACGGCAGCGGCTCTATCAGCCTGGACGAGCTGCTCAGGGCATTGGACCTGCTTATCCACGGCAGCGACACCGACAAGCTGAAGTTCCTCTTCCAGGTGTACGACGTGGACG GCAGTGGTTCCATCGACCCAGACGAGCTGAGAACGGTTCTGAAGTCGTGTCTGCGTGAGAGCGCCATCTCTCTTCCCGAGGAGAAGCTAGATGACCTGACACTGGCTCTGTTTGAGTCGGCCGACAAGGACAAGAGCGGCTCCATCACCTTCGAGGAGctcaaggctgagctggagaccttCCCCGAGGTCATGGAGAACCTCACCATCAG tgccGCCAACTGGTTGAAGCCTCCGGATCTGGAGCAGAAGAAGCGGCAGACTCCTCGGTACCTGACACGGTCCTACTGGCACAACAACAGCCGGAAGCTGCTGTTCCTATGTGGCTACGCCTGCCTCAACATGCTGTTGTTTGTGGTGGCAATGCTGCGGCACAGACTCGGAGGAGGCTGGTTCATGGTGGCCAAGGGCTGCGGACAGTGCCTCAACTTCAACTGCACCTTCATTATG GTACTGATGCTGCGTCGCTGCCTCACCTGGCTGAGGGCCACCTGGGTTGTGAGGGTCCTCCCCCTGGACCAGAACATCCTGCTGCATCAGACTGTGGGCTACGCCGTCCTGGCCTTCACCCTGGGGCACACCGCCGCTCACGTCTGCAACTTTG TGCGGCTATCGGAGAGCAGCAAGTTCACTGTGTGGGAATTCCTGCTGACCACCAGGCCCGGCATCGGCTGGGTCAAGGGCACAGCCTCGCTCACCGGGgtggttctgcagcttctcatcTGCCTCATGGTCTTCTGCTCCAGCACGTTTGTGCGTCGCAGCGGACACTTTGAG GTGTTCTACTGGTCTCACCTGGCCTACGTGTGGGTCTGGGCTCTGCTCATCGTTCACTGTGCCAATTTCTGGAAGTGGTTTGTGATTCCAGGTCTGGTCTTTGTGCTGGAAAAGATTGTGGGGGTTGCTGTTTCTCGCATGGGGGGCCTTTACATCGTTGAGGTCGACCTGCTGCCATCCAAG GTGACTCACCTGGTGATCAAGCGTCCCCAGTTCTTCCATTTCAAACCAGGAGATTACGTCTACATCAACATCCCAGCAATCGCCAAATATGAGTGGCACCCATTCACTATCAGCAGTGCCCCAGAGCAGCCAG ATACTCTGTGGCTGCACATCCGATCAATGGGCCAGTGGACCAATCGCCTGTACGAGTACTTCAGACAAGGGAAGAGCGACATGGTCCAACCCAGGAGACTGTCCATCAGCCTGAGGAGGCGACGGCAGCTGACAAGAGCCCAG GATGACCTGTTCAGGGCTACGAATGGTGACAAGCCTGTGGCGTCTAACACAGACAATGCCATTGAGTTGATGATGTACCGTCACAACAGCTCCCTGTCCGAAGTGACCTCGAGGCCAGTAGAGGCTTCCTCAGAAAAGCTGGGCCCTGCAGAAAGAGGAGAGGCCCCTCCGCTAACAGAG TTTTCTGCCAAGTTTGGTGAGAACCACAGGTTCTGCAACATCAAG TGCTATGTAGACGGACCCTTCGGGACGCCTACTAGGCAGATTTTTGCCTCTGAACACGCTGTTCTGATTGGGGCGGGCATCGGCATCACACCCTTCGCTTCCATCCTGCAAAGCATCATGTATCG GTACCGCAGGAGAAAGCAGaactgtcccagctgtcactacTCCTGGTGTGAGAACGTTAAAGACGACGACATGAAGCTTCGCAAAGCAAGAACATGCTTTTATATGTCACTG GTGGACTTCATCTGGATCAACAGAGACCAGAGGTCGTTTGAATGGTTTGTCAGTTTACTGACTAAACTGGAGATGGACCAGGCTGACGAGGAACCAGAAG GCCGTTTCCTGGAGATGCACATGTACATGACGTCGGCGCTTGGTAAGAACGACATGAAGGCCATCGGCCTGCAGATGGCGCTGGACCTGTTGGCCAAGAAGGAGAAAAGAGACTCCATCACTGGGTTGAGGACCAGAACCCAACCTGGACGGCCAGAGTGGGGGAAG GTGTTTCAGAAAGTGTCTAAGGAGAACAAAGGGAAGGTCCACGTGTTTTACTGTGGTGCTCCAGCTCTGGCTAAAGTCATCAAAGCTCAGTGTGAACACTTCGGCTTCAACTTCTACAAGGAAAACTTCTGA
- the nox5 gene encoding NADPH oxidase 5 isoform X2 codes for MSADEDARWLEWVTKQFESIAGDDKEIDLSEFKAALKVKESFFAERFFALFDSDGSGSISLDELLRALDLLIHGSDTDKLKFLFQVYDVDGSGSIDPDELRTVLKSCLRESAISLPEEKLDDLTLALFESADKDKSGSITFEELKAELETFPEVMENLTISAANWLKPPDLEQKKRQTPRYLTRSYWHNNSRKLLFLCGYACLNMLLFVVAMLRHRLGGGWFMVAKGCGQCLNFNCTFIMVLMLRRCLTWLRATWVVRVLPLDQNILLHQTVGYAVLAFTLGHTAAHVCNFVRLSESSKFTVWEFLLTTRPGIGWVKGTASLTGVVLQLLICLMVFCSSTFVRRSGHFEVFYWSHLAYVWVWALLIVHCANFWKWFVIPGLVFVLEKIVGVAVSRMGGLYIVEVDLLPSKVTHLVIKRPQFFHFKPGDYVYINIPAIAKYEWHPFTISSAPEQPDTLWLHIRSMGQWTNRLYEYFRQGKSDMVQPRRLSISLRRRRQLTRAQDDLFRATNGDKPVASNTDNAIELMMYRHNSSLSEVTSRPVEASSEKLGPAERGEAPPLTEFSAKFGENHRFCNIKCYVDGPFGTPTRQIFASEHAVLIGAGIGITPFASILQSIMYRYRRRKQNCPSCHYSWCENVKDDDMKLRKVDFIWINRDQRSFEWFVSLLTKLEMDQADEEPEGRFLEMHMYMTSALGKNDMKAIGLQMALDLLAKKEKRDSITGLRTRTQPGRPEWGKVFQKVSKENKGKVHVFYCGAPALAKVIKAQCEHFGFNFYKENF; via the exons ATGAGCGCGGACGAGGACGCTCGCTGGCTGGAATGGGTCACCAAACAGTTCGAGAGCATCGCAGGAGACGACAAAGAGATCGACCTCAGCGAGTTTAAAGCAGCCCTGAAAGTCAAAGAG TCCTTCTTTGCCGAGCGGTTCTTTGCTCTGTTTGACTCGGACGGCAGCGGCTCTATCAGCCTGGACGAGCTGCTCAGGGCATTGGACCTGCTTATCCACGGCAGCGACACCGACAAGCTGAAGTTCCTCTTCCAGGTGTACGACGTGGACG GCAGTGGTTCCATCGACCCAGACGAGCTGAGAACGGTTCTGAAGTCGTGTCTGCGTGAGAGCGCCATCTCTCTTCCCGAGGAGAAGCTAGATGACCTGACACTGGCTCTGTTTGAGTCGGCCGACAAGGACAAGAGCGGCTCCATCACCTTCGAGGAGctcaaggctgagctggagaccttCCCCGAGGTCATGGAGAACCTCACCATCAG tgccGCCAACTGGTTGAAGCCTCCGGATCTGGAGCAGAAGAAGCGGCAGACTCCTCGGTACCTGACACGGTCCTACTGGCACAACAACAGCCGGAAGCTGCTGTTCCTATGTGGCTACGCCTGCCTCAACATGCTGTTGTTTGTGGTGGCAATGCTGCGGCACAGACTCGGAGGAGGCTGGTTCATGGTGGCCAAGGGCTGCGGACAGTGCCTCAACTTCAACTGCACCTTCATTATG GTACTGATGCTGCGTCGCTGCCTCACCTGGCTGAGGGCCACCTGGGTTGTGAGGGTCCTCCCCCTGGACCAGAACATCCTGCTGCATCAGACTGTGGGCTACGCCGTCCTGGCCTTCACCCTGGGGCACACCGCCGCTCACGTCTGCAACTTTG TGCGGCTATCGGAGAGCAGCAAGTTCACTGTGTGGGAATTCCTGCTGACCACCAGGCCCGGCATCGGCTGGGTCAAGGGCACAGCCTCGCTCACCGGGgtggttctgcagcttctcatcTGCCTCATGGTCTTCTGCTCCAGCACGTTTGTGCGTCGCAGCGGACACTTTGAG GTGTTCTACTGGTCTCACCTGGCCTACGTGTGGGTCTGGGCTCTGCTCATCGTTCACTGTGCCAATTTCTGGAAGTGGTTTGTGATTCCAGGTCTGGTCTTTGTGCTGGAAAAGATTGTGGGGGTTGCTGTTTCTCGCATGGGGGGCCTTTACATCGTTGAGGTCGACCTGCTGCCATCCAAG GTGACTCACCTGGTGATCAAGCGTCCCCAGTTCTTCCATTTCAAACCAGGAGATTACGTCTACATCAACATCCCAGCAATCGCCAAATATGAGTGGCACCCATTCACTATCAGCAGTGCCCCAGAGCAGCCAG ATACTCTGTGGCTGCACATCCGATCAATGGGCCAGTGGACCAATCGCCTGTACGAGTACTTCAGACAAGGGAAGAGCGACATGGTCCAACCCAGGAGACTGTCCATCAGCCTGAGGAGGCGACGGCAGCTGACAAGAGCCCAG GATGACCTGTTCAGGGCTACGAATGGTGACAAGCCTGTGGCGTCTAACACAGACAATGCCATTGAGTTGATGATGTACCGTCACAACAGCTCCCTGTCCGAAGTGACCTCGAGGCCAGTAGAGGCTTCCTCAGAAAAGCTGGGCCCTGCAGAAAGAGGAGAGGCCCCTCCGCTAACAGAG TTTTCTGCCAAGTTTGGTGAGAACCACAGGTTCTGCAACATCAAG TGCTATGTAGACGGACCCTTCGGGACGCCTACTAGGCAGATTTTTGCCTCTGAACACGCTGTTCTGATTGGGGCGGGCATCGGCATCACACCCTTCGCTTCCATCCTGCAAAGCATCATGTATCG GTACCGCAGGAGAAAGCAGaactgtcccagctgtcactacTCCTGGTGTGAGAACGTTAAAGACGACGACATGAAGCTTCGCAAA GTGGACTTCATCTGGATCAACAGAGACCAGAGGTCGTTTGAATGGTTTGTCAGTTTACTGACTAAACTGGAGATGGACCAGGCTGACGAGGAACCAGAAG GCCGTTTCCTGGAGATGCACATGTACATGACGTCGGCGCTTGGTAAGAACGACATGAAGGCCATCGGCCTGCAGATGGCGCTGGACCTGTTGGCCAAGAAGGAGAAAAGAGACTCCATCACTGGGTTGAGGACCAGAACCCAACCTGGACGGCCAGAGTGGGGGAAG GTGTTTCAGAAAGTGTCTAAGGAGAACAAAGGGAAGGTCCACGTGTTTTACTGTGGTGCTCCAGCTCTGGCTAAAGTCATCAAAGCTCAGTGTGAACACTTCGGCTTCAACTTCTACAAGGAAAACTTCTGA